From a single Streptomyces sp. NBC_00377 genomic region:
- a CDS encoding MFS transporter has translation MTCLALATVVSAMASLSVALPDVARETHANQTQLSWIIDSYSLVFASFLLFAATLGDRFGRRKALLGGVAVFGGISLAATFTAEPGVLIALRAVLGVAAAFVMPATLSTITSTFPRAQQARAISIWAGVAGASAALGLLASGILLEAWSWRSVFWLNAVMAAVAFIGTYLFVPESAQPGRQRIDVTGAALTVAGLGVLVYSVIEAPEHGWGSTRTLAGMAIGLAVLVAFVAWELRHPHPLLDPRLFRNKLFAAGSISTTLQFFAFFGFIFVTMQYLQLVRGDSALMAAVSVLPMSAAMIPSARLSPLLVARRGMRAPWTVGLVLVTTGLVVLAQLDAGSSYWLVVGGLLPLGAGMGLATTPATAAITDALPPRLQNVGSAVNDLSRELGGALGIAVLGSLMSAQYRDSLDTGGLPAPVAEAARSSLAAANHIGHATGNPALIDEARDAFASGMQLSLIGGAATTVLAAVVVTLLLRRPGKPGTEQAETPSSGAHRDTAKSTA, from the coding sequence GTGACCTGCCTGGCACTGGCGACCGTCGTCTCGGCGATGGCTTCGCTGAGCGTGGCGTTGCCCGACGTCGCCCGCGAGACGCACGCCAACCAGACCCAGCTGTCGTGGATCATCGATTCCTACAGCCTGGTCTTCGCTTCGTTCCTGCTGTTCGCCGCGACCCTCGGTGACCGCTTCGGCCGTCGCAAGGCACTGCTCGGCGGCGTCGCAGTGTTCGGTGGAATATCACTCGCCGCGACCTTCACGGCCGAGCCGGGCGTCCTGATCGCCCTTCGTGCGGTGCTGGGCGTGGCAGCCGCGTTCGTCATGCCCGCCACGCTGTCCACGATCACCAGCACGTTTCCCCGAGCCCAGCAGGCGCGTGCCATCAGCATCTGGGCGGGGGTCGCGGGCGCCAGCGCCGCGCTGGGACTGCTCGCCTCCGGAATACTGCTCGAGGCGTGGTCGTGGCGATCGGTGTTCTGGCTGAACGCCGTCATGGCCGCGGTGGCGTTCATCGGCACCTACCTCTTCGTGCCGGAGTCCGCGCAGCCGGGCAGGCAGCGCATCGATGTGACCGGAGCGGCTCTCACCGTGGCGGGACTGGGCGTGCTGGTCTACTCGGTCATCGAGGCGCCCGAGCACGGCTGGGGCAGCACGCGCACCCTGGCAGGCATGGCCATCGGGCTCGCCGTCCTGGTCGCCTTCGTCGCCTGGGAGCTCAGGCACCCGCACCCCCTGCTCGATCCGCGGCTGTTCCGCAACAAGCTGTTCGCGGCCGGGTCGATCTCGACCACTTTGCAGTTCTTCGCGTTCTTCGGGTTCATCTTCGTCACCATGCAGTACCTCCAGCTGGTGCGCGGCGACAGCGCACTGATGGCCGCGGTGAGCGTGCTGCCGATGTCCGCGGCGATGATCCCCAGCGCCCGCCTCAGCCCGCTCCTGGTCGCCCGGCGAGGCATGCGAGCCCCCTGGACCGTCGGCCTCGTCCTGGTCACCACCGGCCTGGTCGTGCTGGCCCAGCTCGACGCCGGCAGCTCGTACTGGCTGGTCGTCGGCGGTCTCCTGCCGCTCGGTGCGGGCATGGGCCTGGCCACGACGCCGGCCACCGCGGCCATCACCGACGCCCTGCCGCCCCGTCTGCAGAACGTGGGATCCGCCGTGAACGACCTCTCCCGCGAACTCGGCGGCGCCCTGGGCATCGCCGTCCTCGGCAGCCTCATGAGCGCCCAGTACCGTGACTCCCTCGACACCGGCGGCCTCCCCGCCCCGGTCGCGGAAGCAGCCCGCTCCTCCCTCGCCGCCGCCAACCACATCGGCCACGCCACGGGCAACCCGGCACTGATCGACGAGGCCCGCGACGCCTTCGCCTCCGGCATGCAGCTCTCTCTCATCGGCGGCGCCGCGACCACCGTCCTGGCCGCCGTCGTCGTCACCCTCCTGCTGCGCCGTCCCGGCAAGCCCGGCACGGAGCAGGCAGAGACGCCGAGCAGCGGCGCACACCGCGACACGGCGAAGTCGACCGCGTAG
- a CDS encoding LuxR C-terminal-related transcriptional regulator, whose protein sequence is MKKISVGQRPLAGRDSELHLYRTALANPECRGFAIFGPQGVGKSRLADECLKVGAAGGWKTLRVTATRGASTVPFGAIAHLIPVGVAATDIAAVLTGVASSLDEEKRKGTLLLVEDIPLLDQSSLIIVQRLSDVGKIFLISTTRDGERENSDTDSLTMGYGFRQVNLKNLNQDSIHRLLESTLEGAVSRRTSYELYLKSAGNPLFLRELVFAALESRFMKNDGEVWELEPAAESATTTPQLTDLVESRLSAISAEGRALLEAISVCGEASLDGVVPPEKQDGALIELESEGLVNISLDGRRTRIDLAHPIYGEVLQRNMPPFKRRRVYLNQVASLEAHGLRRRDDFFRSVAWRVEATGSAKTDHLVSAARLARDAHSYTRAVQLLEAVPQPERTAACLLLLGHCLAQAGRTEEVEDVLVQAQRLAVGEDEILDVAFARVQNLFWVQGGKAEALDVIAEAGRHARSSSALFRIRSAEATIRIACGDPQAGLDALGEIDYDVEDPAEINVLLLSLMYQSPGLTMTGRTAEAISTAENAYKINLKYHDQALYLHPSAQRNGLIFALAEAGRLPEARAVGNLALCELMAARAQVPHVWTALQMARAEWLSGHPRSARHWYAESVALARSHGQTLAMRPALCGLAAAAAQVNDTASARKAIEEAARYPHVGLFVGEDDLATAWLHVADGKLAAAREVLEAAAASARASGVLSSEAALLTDVARLGDARQAARRLGELADVCDSAFTRARAGYAAALAANDPPALEVASASFEKMGADLLAAEASAAAAAAWKRAGESRKSTAGANRTARLAVLCEGARTPGLTTALEPAAALTAREREIAVLTSSGASAQAVAEALSISRRTVENHLYSIYGKLGVSTRAELKKALEATN, encoded by the coding sequence ATGAAGAAGATCAGTGTCGGACAGCGCCCGCTGGCAGGGCGCGATTCCGAACTTCACCTCTATCGAACTGCGTTGGCCAACCCGGAGTGCAGAGGTTTCGCGATCTTCGGACCGCAAGGCGTCGGAAAGTCGAGACTGGCAGATGAATGCCTCAAAGTAGGCGCAGCAGGGGGATGGAAAACGCTCCGGGTAACTGCCACGAGGGGAGCCTCAACCGTCCCCTTCGGCGCTATCGCGCACCTCATTCCGGTCGGAGTGGCAGCTACCGATATTGCCGCGGTGCTCACCGGAGTCGCATCCAGTCTCGATGAGGAGAAGAGGAAAGGGACTCTGCTTCTCGTGGAGGATATTCCCCTGCTGGATCAGTCCTCTCTCATCATCGTTCAACGGCTTTCCGATGTAGGGAAGATATTTCTGATATCGACCACACGCGACGGAGAGCGTGAAAATTCAGACACGGATTCCCTTACTATGGGATACGGTTTCCGACAAGTAAACCTGAAGAACCTCAACCAGGACTCAATTCACCGCTTGCTCGAGTCCACTCTTGAGGGAGCTGTGAGCCGCCGGACCTCGTACGAGTTGTACTTGAAGAGCGCAGGGAACCCGCTGTTTCTCCGTGAACTTGTCTTTGCCGCACTCGAGTCCCGGTTCATGAAGAATGACGGCGAGGTCTGGGAACTGGAACCGGCGGCAGAATCCGCTACGACCACGCCGCAACTCACCGATCTGGTCGAGTCCAGGCTCTCGGCCATCTCGGCCGAGGGGCGCGCTCTTCTCGAGGCGATCTCTGTATGCGGCGAAGCATCACTCGATGGTGTCGTACCCCCGGAAAAGCAGGACGGCGCGCTGATAGAACTCGAGTCCGAGGGCCTGGTGAATATATCCCTCGATGGGCGGCGCACACGCATCGACCTGGCGCACCCCATCTATGGTGAGGTGCTCCAAAGGAACATGCCTCCCTTCAAAAGAAGACGCGTGTACCTCAATCAGGTCGCCTCGCTGGAAGCTCACGGGCTCCGGCGCCGTGACGATTTCTTCCGGTCTGTCGCCTGGCGTGTCGAAGCGACTGGATCGGCCAAGACGGATCACCTTGTCTCGGCCGCCAGACTCGCCCGGGACGCTCACAGCTACACCCGAGCCGTACAACTTCTGGAGGCCGTGCCGCAGCCGGAGAGAACTGCCGCCTGTCTCCTCCTTCTGGGGCACTGCCTTGCTCAGGCCGGCAGGACAGAAGAGGTTGAGGACGTGCTCGTTCAGGCTCAGAGGCTGGCTGTCGGCGAGGACGAGATCCTCGACGTCGCTTTTGCTCGGGTGCAGAACCTGTTCTGGGTCCAGGGCGGCAAGGCTGAGGCATTGGACGTGATCGCCGAGGCCGGCCGGCATGCCCGCAGTTCATCGGCACTGTTCCGGATTCGCTCTGCCGAGGCCACCATCCGCATCGCCTGCGGTGATCCGCAGGCCGGCCTGGACGCCCTCGGCGAGATCGACTACGACGTCGAGGATCCAGCAGAGATCAACGTGCTGCTGCTCAGTCTCATGTACCAGTCCCCGGGACTGACCATGACCGGCCGTACGGCCGAGGCCATCAGCACCGCCGAAAACGCGTACAAAATCAACCTCAAGTACCACGATCAGGCGCTGTACCTGCACCCTTCTGCTCAGCGCAATGGCCTGATCTTCGCGCTTGCCGAGGCCGGCCGGCTGCCGGAAGCCCGGGCCGTGGGGAACCTCGCTCTGTGCGAGCTCATGGCCGCGCGAGCCCAGGTGCCCCACGTGTGGACGGCACTGCAGATGGCACGCGCTGAATGGCTTTCAGGTCATCCACGCTCCGCCAGGCACTGGTACGCGGAGTCGGTCGCCCTGGCCAGGTCGCATGGCCAGACGCTGGCCATGCGACCCGCCCTGTGCGGCCTCGCAGCGGCCGCCGCACAGGTGAACGACACCGCCAGTGCACGCAAGGCCATCGAAGAAGCAGCGCGGTACCCCCATGTCGGCCTGTTCGTCGGAGAAGACGACCTCGCCACAGCATGGCTCCACGTCGCCGACGGCAAGCTCGCCGCCGCTCGCGAGGTACTCGAGGCCGCCGCGGCTTCAGCACGCGCATCCGGAGTTCTGAGCTCCGAAGCCGCGCTCCTGACCGATGTCGCCCGACTGGGCGACGCACGGCAGGCAGCGAGAAGACTCGGCGAACTCGCCGATGTCTGCGACTCGGCATTCACCCGCGCTCGGGCAGGCTATGCCGCAGCGCTGGCGGCAAACGACCCGCCTGCCTTGGAAGTTGCGTCCGCCTCGTTCGAGAAGATGGGGGCAGACCTGCTCGCAGCGGAGGCGTCCGCGGCGGCTGCTGCCGCGTGGAAGCGCGCGGGCGAATCCCGCAAGTCCACCGCCGGCGCCAACCGGACCGCCCGGCTTGCTGTCCTGTGTGAGGGCGCCCGCACTCCCGGCTTGACCACGGCCCTCGAGCCAGCTGCGGCACTGACGGCCCGTGAGCGAGAAATTGCTGTCCTGACCAGTTCAGGCGCATCGGCG
- a CDS encoding ABC transporter permease yields MTTTTAGTFTVRGGGTRPLAGTGTLLRFALRRGRMTMPLWIGVTGLLVLSLPGSLKSVYATPAERADVARQMLTNSSLRATYGPVFSDSLGGLTAWRIGGFAGVLAAVMSLIIVVRHTRDEEESGRQELVSAAMVGRRAPLTAALLAALVANGALALLVAAGLAGQGGAGALALGLTVGGVGMVFATMAALVAQFTESARLAKGLTGALLGAAFVLRAAGDAASDDGSSVLTWISPIGWLENIRAFANERWWVLALFVAAIAAQGAAAYALAGRRDVGMSFLPSRPGPATGRLGAAGALAWRLQRGAVLGWSLGFLAAGAAFGGITKGAADLVGDNARTREIIERMGGQSGITDAFLAAMVNMLGLVAALYIVSSVLRLHAEETSQRAEPLLAAVGRLRWAGGHLVIAFGGAVLIMLLGGLGLGLGHGSDLGPILGACLVQVPAVWTLGGLAVLLYGLSSRLAPGAWAAAGLALLLGWIGPALNLPQVVLGLSPFGHVSKLPGGTMAWAPVLLLTGIAAGLTAAGLVSLRRRDLRT; encoded by the coding sequence ATGACCACCACGACCGCCGGCACCTTCACCGTCCGCGGCGGCGGTACGCGCCCACTGGCCGGCACCGGCACCTTGCTGCGGTTCGCCCTGCGTCGCGGCCGCATGACCATGCCGCTGTGGATCGGCGTGACCGGACTGCTGGTGCTCTCCCTGCCGGGCTCGCTCAAGAGCGTCTACGCCACCCCCGCTGAACGCGCTGACGTGGCACGGCAGATGCTCACCAACAGCTCCCTGCGCGCCACCTACGGGCCGGTGTTCAGCGACTCGCTCGGCGGGCTCACCGCCTGGCGCATCGGCGGTTTCGCCGGCGTGCTCGCCGCTGTGATGAGCCTGATCATCGTGGTCCGGCACACCCGCGACGAGGAGGAGAGCGGACGGCAGGAACTCGTCTCCGCCGCGATGGTCGGGCGGCGCGCCCCGCTGACCGCGGCCCTGCTCGCGGCACTCGTCGCGAACGGCGCCCTGGCTCTGCTCGTCGCGGCTGGCCTCGCCGGTCAGGGCGGCGCCGGTGCCCTGGCGCTCGGACTGACCGTCGGCGGGGTCGGAATGGTCTTCGCGACCATGGCGGCCCTCGTCGCCCAGTTCACGGAGAGCGCGCGGCTCGCCAAGGGGCTGACCGGCGCACTGCTCGGCGCAGCGTTCGTCCTCAGGGCGGCGGGCGACGCGGCGAGCGACGACGGCTCGTCGGTGCTGACCTGGATCTCCCCGATCGGCTGGCTGGAGAACATCCGTGCCTTCGCGAACGAACGCTGGTGGGTCCTCGCGCTGTTCGTCGCGGCCATCGCCGCACAGGGCGCCGCCGCCTATGCACTCGCCGGACGCAGGGACGTCGGCATGAGCTTCCTGCCCAGCCGGCCGGGGCCCGCGACCGGCCGCCTCGGCGCGGCCGGAGCACTGGCGTGGCGGCTGCAACGCGGCGCGGTGCTCGGCTGGAGCCTCGGCTTCCTCGCCGCGGGCGCCGCGTTCGGCGGCATCACCAAGGGGGCGGCCGACCTGGTCGGCGACAACGCCAGGACCCGCGAGATCATCGAGCGGATGGGTGGCCAGAGCGGGATCACCGACGCGTTCCTCGCCGCCATGGTGAACATGCTGGGCCTGGTCGCCGCCCTCTACATCGTCTCCTCCGTACTCCGGCTGCACGCAGAGGAGACCTCGCAGCGCGCCGAACCCCTGCTCGCCGCCGTCGGCCGGCTGCGCTGGGCCGGCGGACACCTTGTCATCGCCTTCGGCGGCGCGGTCCTCATCATGCTGCTCGGCGGGCTCGGCCTGGGCCTCGGCCACGGATCGGACCTCGGCCCCATCCTCGGTGCCTGCCTCGTCCAGGTCCCGGCGGTCTGGACACTCGGCGGCCTCGCGGTCCTCCTGTACGGCCTCTCCTCTCGGCTCGCGCCCGGCGCCTGGGCCGCGGCGGGCCTCGCCCTCCTCCTCGGCTGGATCGGCCCTGCCCTGAACCTGCCCCAGGTCGTCCTGGGCCTCTCCCCCTTCGGCCACGTGTCGAAGCTGCCGGGCGGCACCATGGCCTGGGCACCGGTCCTCCTCCTCACCGGGATCGCGGCGGGACTGACCGCGGCGGGACTGGTGTCCCTGCGCCGGAGGGATCTGAGGACGTGA
- a CDS encoding ABC transporter ATP-binding protein, translating into MTKVISVSGLQKRFGRTHALNGLDLEVEAGEVHGFLGPNGSGKSTTIRVLLGLLRADSGAARMLGMDPWADAVELHGRIAYVPGDVTLWRNLTGGEVIDLYGRLHAAGRTRGGRAERRRTGGLNPARRADLIERFELDPTKKGRTYSKGNRQKVALIAAFASDVDVLILDEPTSGLDPLMEEVFRRCVREERDRGRTVLLSSHILSEVEELCDRVSIIRKGRTVESGSLADLRHLTRTSVTAELSGGPGALETLPGVHGLDVQDAGVLPDGVRSRVRLQVDTEHLNAVLRSLADSGVRSLTSAPPTLEELFLQHYRDEDEGEDQDAALRAMSEEAAAR; encoded by the coding sequence ATGACGAAGGTAATCAGCGTCTCCGGACTACAGAAGAGGTTCGGCAGGACGCACGCGTTGAACGGCCTCGACCTGGAGGTTGAGGCCGGTGAGGTGCACGGCTTCCTCGGCCCGAACGGATCCGGGAAGTCCACCACCATCCGGGTCCTGCTCGGCCTGCTACGCGCCGACTCAGGCGCGGCACGGATGCTCGGCATGGACCCATGGGCCGACGCGGTCGAACTGCACGGCCGGATCGCCTACGTCCCCGGCGACGTCACCCTGTGGCGCAACCTCACCGGCGGTGAGGTAATCGACCTCTACGGGCGGCTGCACGCCGCAGGCCGCACCCGCGGCGGGCGAGCCGAGAGGCGGCGAACCGGCGGGCTCAACCCTGCCCGGCGCGCCGACCTCATCGAGCGCTTCGAACTCGACCCCACCAAGAAGGGGCGCACCTACTCGAAGGGCAACCGCCAGAAGGTCGCCCTCATCGCCGCCTTCGCCTCGGACGTCGACGTGCTGATCCTCGACGAGCCGACCTCGGGCCTGGACCCGCTGATGGAAGAGGTCTTCCGGCGGTGCGTCCGGGAGGAGCGCGACCGGGGCCGCACCGTTCTGCTGTCCTCGCACATCCTGAGCGAGGTCGAGGAACTCTGCGACCGCGTCAGCATCATCCGCAAGGGCCGGACCGTCGAGAGCGGCTCCCTCGCCGACCTGCGCCACCTGACCCGTACCAGCGTCACCGCCGAACTCAGCGGTGGACCGGGCGCGTTGGAGACCCTGCCCGGAGTCCACGGCCTCGACGTACAGGACGCCGGCGTCCTGCCCGACGGCGTTCGGAGCCGGGTCAGGCTCCAGGTCGACACCGAACACCTGAACGCCGTACTGCGCTCGCTGGCCGACTCCGGCGTACGGTCTCTGACCTCGGCTCCGCCTACCCTGGAGGAGCTGTTCCTGCAGCACTACCGGGACGAGGACGAAGGCGAGGACCAGGACGCCGCCCTCCGGGCCATGTCCGAAGAGGCGGCGGCCCGATGA
- a CDS encoding winged helix-turn-helix transcriptional regulator, producing the protein MTTAHRSQPPQLPEPLLALASAFALLGRRWNGLIITALAKGPADFAQVRERVPGISDRMLARRLQELATAGLVAGAVRPGASPRTPYTLSSHGAASLIPLAALTVWAQDHITAKGTPSCELP; encoded by the coding sequence GTGACCACTGCGCACCGCTCCCAGCCCCCGCAACTGCCCGAGCCCCTTCTGGCCCTCGCCTCGGCTTTCGCCCTGCTGGGCAGACGCTGGAACGGCCTGATCATCACGGCCTTGGCCAAAGGCCCGGCCGACTTCGCCCAGGTGCGCGAGCGCGTCCCCGGCATCAGCGACCGCATGCTCGCCCGCCGCCTCCAGGAACTGGCCACGGCCGGCCTCGTGGCCGGCGCCGTCCGGCCGGGCGCGTCACCGCGCACCCCCTACACCCTCTCCTCCCATGGCGCGGCCTCTCTCATCCCCCTGGCCGCCCTGACGGTGTGGGCGCAGGACCACATCACTGCGAAGGGGACGCCGTCCTGCGAACTCCCCTAG
- a CDS encoding GNAT family N-acetyltransferase, with the protein MCELGLGDETTAAAVHRIGRRAYAVEADLIGFDRIPALRESLEEMQAQPLRWLGAKTDGGQIVAFVAWQPMAGEDGTDIARLCVDPAWFRHGLASRLLGHLLADLAPSGHVLVSTGADNLPAIALYERHGFSRVGTTEPAPNLRMAQFRLTRQHAESVA; encoded by the coding sequence GTGTGCGAGTTGGGCCTCGGGGACGAAACGACGGCGGCAGCAGTGCACCGGATCGGCCGCCGTGCGTATGCGGTCGAAGCCGACCTGATCGGCTTCGACCGCATACCGGCCCTGCGAGAGAGCCTGGAGGAGATGCAGGCACAGCCTTTGCGTTGGCTTGGGGCGAAGACGGACGGCGGACAGATCGTCGCTTTCGTCGCCTGGCAGCCCATGGCCGGGGAAGACGGCACTGACATTGCCCGCCTGTGCGTCGATCCCGCATGGTTCCGGCACGGCCTGGCATCACGACTGCTGGGGCACCTCTTGGCCGACTTGGCCCCCAGCGGGCACGTGCTGGTGAGTACGGGCGCCGACAATCTTCCCGCCATCGCCCTCTACGAGCGTCATGGCTTCTCCCGCGTGGGCACCACCGAACCCGCACCCAACCTGCGCATGGCTCAGTTCCGACTCACCCGGCAACATGCGGAATCCGTCGCATAG
- a CDS encoding threonine ammonia-lyase, giving the protein MALVTFNDIYAASQRMARAVSHTSLLEASWASCAHRSLLLKPENLQITGSFKIRGAYNRLSRLSEAQKARGIIARSSGNHGKALAYVARQEGVKVTIVMPATAAKAKVDAVLEYGAEVKFAPLEECARVTDELAEQHGFVIIPPFDDLDIIAGQGTVGLEIAEEAVARGLDVDTVLVPVSGGGLISGVAAALKITRPGVRVVGVEPELAADARESLRAGRRVTWPTQRVSRTLADGMQMSTVGVHPFEHMQVLVDDIITVTEEEICSSVAILAHQAGMIAEPSGAVTTAAYLYHERDLPAGAAHVAVVSGGNVNSDLLELLLKEHPLPFAGCCH; this is encoded by the coding sequence ATGGCTCTCGTCACTTTCAATGACATCTACGCGGCCAGTCAGCGCATGGCGCGTGCGGTGTCCCATACATCGTTGCTCGAGGCGTCCTGGGCCTCGTGCGCCCACCGCTCTCTGCTCTTGAAGCCTGAGAACCTGCAGATCACAGGTTCGTTCAAGATCCGCGGCGCTTACAACCGGTTGTCAAGGCTGTCCGAAGCCCAGAAAGCCCGGGGGATCATCGCGCGGTCAAGCGGAAATCATGGCAAGGCCCTCGCCTACGTGGCGCGCCAAGAGGGCGTGAAGGTCACGATCGTTATGCCTGCTACTGCAGCCAAGGCCAAAGTCGACGCCGTTCTCGAATACGGGGCCGAGGTGAAGTTCGCCCCCCTCGAAGAGTGCGCCAGGGTGACTGACGAGCTGGCCGAACAGCATGGCTTTGTCATCATCCCGCCTTTCGACGACCTCGATATCATTGCCGGCCAGGGAACGGTAGGCTTGGAAATCGCCGAGGAGGCGGTTGCTCGGGGACTGGACGTTGACACGGTGCTGGTGCCGGTCAGCGGAGGCGGTCTGATTTCGGGTGTTGCGGCGGCACTGAAGATCACGAGGCCCGGAGTTCGAGTAGTGGGCGTCGAACCGGAGCTGGCGGCCGACGCGCGGGAAAGCCTGCGCGCCGGCAGGCGAGTGACCTGGCCGACTCAGCGCGTCAGCAGAACCCTGGCTGACGGAATGCAGATGAGTACCGTAGGCGTGCATCCCTTTGAGCACATGCAAGTACTTGTTGACGACATCATCACCGTAACCGAGGAGGAGATCTGCTCGAGCGTAGCAATCTTGGCACATCAAGCCGGCATGATCGCCGAACCTTCCGGGGCAGTCACAACGGCAGCATATCTGTATCACGAGCGCGACCTCCCGGCCGGTGCCGCGCACGTAGCGGTAGTCAGTGGTGGAAATGTCAATTCCGACCTCCTCGAATTGCTTCTGAAAGAGCACCCTCTCCCGTTTGCGGGCTGTTGCCATTAA
- a CDS encoding GbsR/MarR family transcriptional regulator: MAEATTVERDPEPVSQFVEGFAAQLVEAGMQRMPARVFAALLASDSAAMTSAELGEQLRVSPAAVSGAVRYLAQQHMVSREREPGSRRERYRVHSDQWYEALTSRDAVLKRWETALRAGVDSLGPATPAGRRLSETLAFFEFIDGEIAAMMERWRTHRETLHGDD, encoded by the coding sequence ATGGCGGAAGCGACCACGGTGGAGCGGGATCCGGAGCCGGTCTCGCAGTTCGTGGAGGGATTCGCGGCGCAGCTCGTCGAGGCGGGGATGCAGCGGATGCCCGCGCGGGTGTTCGCGGCGCTACTGGCCTCCGACTCTGCCGCGATGACCTCGGCGGAACTCGGTGAACAGCTCCGGGTCAGCCCGGCCGCCGTCTCCGGTGCGGTGCGCTATCTCGCGCAGCAGCACATGGTCTCGCGCGAGCGGGAACCCGGCTCGCGGCGCGAGCGGTATCGCGTGCACAGCGACCAGTGGTACGAGGCCCTGACCAGCCGCGACGCGGTGCTCAAGCGCTGGGAGACCGCCCTGCGCGCCGGCGTCGACAGCCTTGGTCCCGCTACCCCGGCCGGGCGCCGGCTCTCTGAGACCCTGGCGTTCTTCGAGTTCATCGACGGCGAGATCGCCGCGATGATGGAACGCTGGCGCACCCACCGCGAAACACTCCACGGCGACGACTGA